A window of the Bradyrhizobium diazoefficiens genome harbors these coding sequences:
- the rpsH gene encoding 30S ribosomal protein S8 — MSTHDPISDLITRIRNAQMRAKSKVSTPGSKMRENVLEVLKSEGYIRGYATLEHSSGRSEIEIELKYFDGEPVIREIERVSKPGRRVYASVKNLPRVNNGLGISVLSTPKGIMADHSAREANVGGEVLFTVF, encoded by the coding sequence GATCCAATCAGCGATCTGATCACCCGTATCCGCAACGCGCAGATGCGCGCCAAGAGCAAGGTCTCCACGCCCGGCTCGAAGATGCGCGAGAACGTCCTCGAAGTGCTCAAGAGCGAGGGCTACATCCGCGGTTACGCCACGCTCGAGCACTCCTCGGGCCGCAGTGAGATCGAGATCGAGCTGAAGTATTTCGACGGCGAGCCCGTCATCCGCGAGATCGAACGTGTCTCCAAGCCCGGGCGTCGCGTGTACGCCTCGGTGAAGAACCTGCCGCGGGTCAATAACGGACTCGGTATTTCGGTGTTGTCGACGCCGAAGGGGATCATGGCCGACCACAGTGCGCGTGAAGCGAACGTGGGCGGTGAAGTCCTCTTCACGGTGTTCTGA
- the rplF gene encoding 50S ribosomal protein L6, whose translation MSRVGKRPVAVPSGVTATVDGQTVKMKGPKGQLQFVVHDDVEVKLESGQIKVNPRVETNRARALYGTARAQVANLVEGVTKGFEKKLEITGVGYRAAMQGKNLQLALGYSHDVVYTIPEGITITVPKPTEITVTGSDIQRVGQVAAEIRSYRPPEPYKGKGVKYVGEFIFRKEGKKK comes from the coding sequence ATGTCACGTGTTGGCAAAAGGCCTGTTGCGGTGCCGTCCGGAGTGACCGCGACCGTCGACGGGCAGACCGTCAAGATGAAGGGGCCGAAGGGCCAGCTTCAGTTCGTCGTCCATGACGACGTCGAGGTGAAGCTCGAGAGCGGCCAGATCAAGGTGAACCCGCGGGTCGAGACCAACCGCGCGCGGGCGCTGTACGGTACCGCTCGCGCCCAGGTCGCGAATCTGGTCGAAGGCGTCACCAAGGGCTTCGAGAAGAAGCTCGAAATCACCGGCGTCGGTTACCGCGCCGCGATGCAGGGCAAGAACCTGCAGCTCGCGCTCGGCTACAGCCACGACGTGGTCTACACGATCCCGGAAGGGATCACGATCACGGTGCCGAAGCCCACCGAGATCACGGTGACGGGCAGCGACATCCAGCGTGTCGGCCAGGTCGCCGCCGAGATTCGCTCCTATCGTCCGCCGGAGCCCTACAAGGGCAAGGGCGTGAAGTATGTTGGCGAATTCATCTTCCGCAAGGAAGGCAAGAAGAAGTAA
- the rplR gene encoding 50S ribosomal protein L18: MSKAKVTNARRKRSVRLKLRRSGAGRPRLSVFRSSKHIYAQVIDDLKGETLASASSLEKSMRDGGKTGADIDAAKAVGKLLAERAAEKGVKEVVFDRGSYLYHGRVKALADAARESGLSF; encoded by the coding sequence ATGTCCAAAGCCAAGGTTACAAATGCCCGGCGCAAGCGGAGTGTGCGGCTGAAGCTGCGCCGCTCCGGTGCTGGCCGCCCGCGTCTGTCGGTGTTCCGCTCGTCCAAGCACATCTACGCCCAGGTCATCGACGACCTGAAGGGCGAGACGCTGGCCTCTGCCTCGTCGCTCGAGAAGTCGATGCGCGACGGCGGCAAGACCGGCGCCGACATCGATGCGGCGAAGGCGGTCGGCAAGCTGCTGGCCGAGCGCGCCGCCGAGAAGGGCGTCAAGGAAGTCGTGTTCGATCGCGGCAGCTACCTCTACCATGGGCGCGTCAAGGCACTGGCCGACGCTGCGCGTGAGAGCGGGCTGAGCTTCTAA